The genomic segment GGTTTGTTATATGCCCCGCAGGTGTCCGTGTGGATGGaccacacatacatacacgcatacacatacacgttTGTATACGCATACGCAggagcgcgtgtgtctgggTGTTCATGTCGAGCAGCCCACTCGACGGCACATCATCATCACCGCATACAGGTCGTGCATATAACTTCATAAGAGCGCAagtcgcacacacacacacacatacacacatacacacacgcgcataaatacatgcatgcatacatatacacatacacatatcTCTATATATACATCTTATCTCTcctctgtgcgtgtctgtctgtctgtgtgtgcgtgtgcgtgcacgtgtgcgtagATCTCCTTTATTCTTACTATTGTTGCCACTCCCTCTCATCGAGCACAGCCGGCGTagccgtgcgtgtgcgcgtgtgccggtgcgtTCACGCACTCcacacggcagcaccgctgcttgACGCAGTGGGTGCGAGGAAGAGCGGGAGGCGTAAAGGAGGATAGATAGACGAGCAGAAGGTTACACGAGGCGGCGAGGAACGGCAGAAGACGATcacacagctgccgcgcaggAAAAGAGGGGCGCGTCACATCGACGCGTTGAACACGGAAGGCGAAAGAAGGTCgtcacagagagagagtttgGTGAGCAAGAGCCGTAAAGCGGAAGGCACACGTGTGCTTAAGCCTGCTGCGGTGGTTTGGCTGGCCCGTCTTGCTGCATCTCCTTCTCCCCAATCACGAttgagccgccgccgccttcatcAGCGTGTTGTGCactgtgtcggtgtgcgtgcatcCATTTATATTGGCATACATAGTCTCTCGGTTGCGTGCTGTAGCGTGTGCGGTCGTGCTCTCGATCTGTTCGGTTATTACGGGGGGAGAGAAGTACAACATCAGACGAAAGCGGGCACCAGTGCACAGCACTGCTACATGCATACGACGGCCCTCATAAAAAGCGTAACAGTATGGGATACCTACAAGTGCTCCTCGCGTCTCATCGCCACCTCACTGCTGCACCTGTGTGTCCCCGTGCTCGTGGTGCTGTTATGGCACCAGTGTCCAAgtgtgtcgctgcgccgtcgtgtATACCTCTTGTTTCTCTTCCTTCATcctccccacctccctcaGCATCGCCAGCTTCCCCCGTGCGTTCTGCAGAAAAGTGTACACAGCTGATGGTGAAGGCGAAGACACGGGACAAGGGGCGGtggagaggcggcggtggctcgTACTGCGCCAGGGGAGCGTACATCGCTGTAGCGTCATCGGTGGTAGAGCCACTCCACTGCAAAAGAAGACAAcggcagctcgcgcagctgactgtggcggcagtgcacgTAACGCggcacacagcagcacggcggtggTACCACTCGCAGTCCAGGGAGCCTCCGAGTGGCGGTGATTTGTCACCACGTGCTGAATGTGGGCCCGCGCCATCGAGCGAAGCGGCTCCGTCCGAGTATGGGGacgcgaaggaggagcgccCATCTCTGCTCAGCGAGCTGCTTCGCCGACTACAACAGACGGCAGGTGTCTCGGCCGGCGGCAGGTGCGCGAGTGCACACGCCGCGGACTTGCCGATGGAGATCAGTGCTCAGGAGGGGGCAGCAGTgcccgctgcagcgtcatCGGCTCTGGATGCGTCTAGCCGTCACGATTGTCTACGCAGTTCGGCAGGGGCCGAGGAAGAGGCGTACGTGCCGCTCCTCTTCCGGCCCGACTTTCAGCGCGCCaacccacacgcgcgccggcacgccgccgctgcgatTACAGCAGCGGAgccagaagcagcggcaccaacgATCACAGTCGATCTTCGTTGGCGTGCCGTAGACGAGTGCGGCGTGCCGGCGGCACGCGGCAGTTTACGGAAACGCACCTCACACAAAACGCTTAAGCCAGTTGCACTCGAGGCcgcacctgcggcagcgcgctcaCTCGCGCCACGCGGGGATGCGGAAGCGGCCAAATTAGGCGATCCACACACAGATGTCGCTGCATCGCCTGCGTTGGTGTGCAATGACGACGCGCTTCTCGAAGAGTTCGACATGGACAGCATCTCTGCCTTTGATCTAGGTGGCGAacagggagaggggcgcgcgATCAACGAGGAGAGGCATCAACAGCTCGATGGCgacgcctccgcggcggcagcatcaccAGCACATCAGGAAGGCGTTTCGAAAGACAACTGGGATGATCAGGCGTACGGCGCTGTTGAAAAGGACATCGAAGACGTGGAAGATTGTATCAGCGACGATGCCCTGCCCGTCGCACCTGCCGCCTCTGTCGGTGATGCTGTGCGGACAGCCGATAAGCGCACTCGCCAGCTCATATTGGACCCAGTGGAGTGGCTGGCCCAGGCCTCCGACGCGCCGCTCATGGACGAGGCCCTGCTCGAGTCGAACACGCACATCAAGGACCAACTTACTGAGGCACTCGCgccgtccgctgccgccaagtACACGGAGTGGCTTCGCCATCGAACGCACGATGCCGCCTTcagcgacgcggaggcggcaatCGGCGAAGCGCCGCCGAGCGCGGGCCATGTGGCAGCGATGGTCGCCAAGGGCTTTGAaccggcaacggcagcatTTATGGCATCAGCATCGCAGCAGAGCATCGACGCCGAGGAAGACACGAGcttgcaggaggcgctgacTGCTGAGCTTTACGCCGACGTTTCTCGAGCCATCCGcaagcagcagtggcaccgACCGCGCAacaagaaggcgaagcgcggcaaggcggccgccgccgcctcctcgatTCATGCTGACACAGACGGAGACCGCCTCACGGATGCAGAGCACCCGTCAGAGGCGCCTCTGAGTCGTGAGAACGACGCGGCAACGATGGAAGCCGAggcaccgcctcctgccgCCCAGTCTGCAGCCCCCCTCAACCCAGACGAGGGTGCAGATGGAACCGTtggcggtgcgctgccggcaccTTGTCACGAAGTCGCTACCGCCTTGCTCAGGGCACCGAAGAGGGATAGCACGactgcgccagcggtggaGTCGGGCGCACTCGTCTACAACATTTTTACGCGCCGTGTCGCCAAGGCTGGATCGATGAGCATCCGCACACTGGCACTGATGGGCATCGGCGTCGACCGAGCCACGCGTGAGCTCTGCGTGACGGACGGCGAGGCACTGCGGAACCTCGCTGGCGAGCTGCGTGCCCACCGTGTCTCCTGGCCAAAGTTCTGGTCGCGCGGCCCCCTTTATCAACAGATTGAGCGTCTCCTGAGCGATGCGACCGTCGAGGACCCCGTGGAGCGAGTGTCTGGGCTGCTGAAGTTGCAGTACAGCCGATCccacctgcagcggcagaagccTGGTCTTGTATGCGGAGAGACGACAGAGTCGGAGCAAACACCATCAGCGGCTGTAGAGGCGACCACTGCACAGCCTAGTATGATGGAGAGCATCGATGATAAGCTCCTCACCCTTCAGGACCTTAACACAGAGCAGCAAGCCGTCGTGCAGCTGGTCATGCAGGGACATCATACGTAcatcggtggcggcgctggcacggGCAAGTCGGTGCTGCTCCGTGTCATCAAGCAGCAGCTTGTTCGTGAAGGGCTGGCTGTGGCTGTCACGGGGACGACTGGCATTGCCGGCTCTCAGATCGGCGGGTGCACGCTGCATCACTGTCTCGGTATCAGCCCTCTCGGCGAGTTCACGCGTCGCAAGGACTTGAGCAGCTACGACGTCGTTATCATTGATGAGGTGTCGATGCTTTCACGAGATCTCTTCGAGTCGCTGGaggtgcacctgcgccgcgccaacAACATCAACCTCCCCTTCGGCGGTGTGCAGATGATACTGAGTGGCGACTTTCTGCAGCTCGGCGCCATtcacgcgcagccgctcatcACGTCCACTGTCTTCCGCCGCAACTTCGTTCAGCTGAAGTTgcgcacggcggtgcggcagaaCCGCGACCTGCACTTTGCCgcccagctgcagcagcttcggcgcGGAATGGTGCCACTGGACCTACCGAAATCGGTGCGGTTCATGTCACGAGAGCAGGTGGTGGCCGAGCACCATGCAGCGTCTGAGCTTCGTGAGCGCCAGCAggctcagctgcagcaggtccTGTCCACCGCAACCAGCGAGCCCTCCATAGACCCTCACACGGAGACAGTGGCGACCTCCAACGCTGCCGATGAGAGCCTTCGGACTCagtccgcggcggcgaccacgCCTGTGAGTCCGTTCCCACAAGTGAGGCGCCGCGACAGCGTGGCTGCATTCGTGGACGGCGCCGTGAACCTGTTGCCGACGAATCGCGAGGTCGACGCGACCAACACGGAGCAGCTGGACAGGTTGGAAGGGGATCTCATCACCTTTGCGCCTCAGCTCCTGCCCCCATCCCTCGTGGGCACCTGGTCTCCGACGTATGTGCTGCGCATCCATGCGCCACCGAAGCTGAACATGAAGACGTTCGCGCTGGAGATACGGCGGTACCTCGCCGCGTTCTACACACACGGGCAGCGTGCGTCGTCGCAGCCGTCGTCTCGCTTGTCAGCGCGACTGGCGCGTCGCGAAAaggatgccgcggcgtcctccagcaccgcggcagcgtcggcaaACTTCAGTGACGGCGCGTGGCTCCTGCACCCCAGCCTCAGCGAGCGCAGCATTGTGTTGTATCCCCTCTTCGTCGACGCCTTGGCCCTCCGGGTGCGTCTGCCGCCGACGATGGAcaaggaagaggcgcaggAGTTCTTGCTGTACCTGAGTGAGCTGGATCGTCATCTTGAAAGCATCGACAACGGCGTACGGGTCCGCGACGTCCTCGTTCACGCAGACGGCATGCACACGGAGCAGGACGAGTTCACTCTCTCGCAGTACGCCCAACGCACCCCGCTTGCCCGGCCACTGGGGCTGAAGATTGGCGCTCGCGTGATGCTCCGCACCAACCTTGCCCCGGGGCTCGTGAACGGAAGCCTGGGCACCGTTGTGGCCTTTCGCAAGCTGGAAATTGACCAGCTTCCGCGTTACATCGTTGGCAACGCGCAGCGGGAGGAATCCATCTTGCAGTACGCCGACTACTTGAAGTACGAGCAGGGCTTCGACGTGCCACTGGCGCCGGTATTGGACTTCAACGGGCGGCAGGAGGTGATCCCGCCAGTGACGCACTTTGTTGGAGGGCTGCCCAACACGCACTTCTACAGCATGGGGATCATCGCCCTGCCGCTCTCCTTAGCCTACGCCTTCACGGTGCACAAGGTGCAGGGGCTCACCCTGGTGGGTCGCGTGCACCTGGAGCTGTCCCGCATGTGGCCGTGTGAGCATCTGCTGTACGTTGCCATGAGCCGCGTGCGCAACCCGGAGCAGCTGTCGGTATCCTCTTTTCACCCCAGCCTagtgcgtgcggcggcggactgCCTGCTATTCGATGACAGCCTGCCGCCGGTGACCCAGGCGCGAATCGCGCCGTacatggtggcggcgacctGGCGGCGCTCAGTGGACCGACGCAAGAAGACGGTGCTGAGGAAGCGCCTCGAGGCGTACGTGAAGAAGCGCCAGCAGAGGCTGCAGAGTGAGGCGAGTAAAGGCGACATCCGCGCAGAAATACGACTCCTGGAGGAGAAGATGCTAAAGCAGCGGGTGAGGGCGTCGGCCGCGCACCGCAAGCGTCGTAGCACCCCCGGCAAGCTGGGCGCCGTTGCTGGTTCCCCGATGGTGTGAGAAGCGAGAGGGCCGATATGCCGACACCGATTCAGCGGGTCATAGGCGATCCCGCATTCCCCGAAGTATGTCTGAGTCTGATGTTCACTGTTTTGGCCGGTACATGTGAGGAGGCTGCGGGggcaccagcacacacagatatcTGTATGCGTGCACTGTATGCCTGTTGATGGGCGACTCGATGCAGAAGCCCAGCCCTctccaccatcaccgccgccgccaccggcccGCTCCCATTGGCTTGCAGTCTGTTACCTCCTAAAAGGAAGTGAAAATCGACCCACAAGCAAACCACTCGTGTACGCAGCGAGGAACAAAGAGACGCATGCGGTCACGTCGGTCGGTCtgtgcgagagagcgagcacgcacgcacacgcacaccgtcGCTCGTCTGCCGACGATCACACGCCTCGAGGGGAGcaaggagagaaaggggggtGGCAAAGAACATGCACCGGAGCCGTCGGTGGCTCTGCCCCTTCTCGCCTCGCCCACAGCATTCGCGTCATGGCACGCCCTCTCTACCGCATTGCCTCCTCCTTAtacttctcctcctccgatctccccaccccactcccCATTCACTCCGTCACGCATCCACACGCTTGTCACGCCGGTGCCATCACAGAGGCCCGTAACGTGTAACCTACACTAGATTCTCTGTATATATCTCTCTATATACTGTGatccttctttttttttgcttcgtACATtgcgagtgtgtgtatgtgtgcgtgcttgtggtGCTGGAAGGCCTTTACTTAGATTGGCGCCTGCCAccctcccacccacccacctcacCCCGCCTTTTTGGCATCTTTcatctccccctccccgcctctcGGCGTCTCCGCTGTcttccttcctctttctctctttggcCTTCGGTGCTCGAGcacgtgcgcctgcgtgaccgagtgcgtctgtgtgtgcgctgccggTCTCCTCTGTGGTATTTGGTacctacacacgcaccagcGCATCATCTACAagtgagctgcagcggtaACCACACGAGAAGACAAGCGGCTGGGCAAGCGGGAGCGTGAACGGAACTAAACGAGTGCGAGGAAGAAGTGACAAGAGAGCAGCGGAGATCACGACAACCGCCACCCTGTTGTtcgcctccacacacacaaatacacacacaccgccccTCACGTCTCCTCGTCCCACCCgccgacgcacacgctctTCTCTTGCGCTCCTAGAGactcgcttctctttctctctatCCACAACTGTCGTTgtgtcgtttttttttcgcactTCTGTCCTGCCACACGGCTGCACCACCCACCAACCACCACACACCACCCGTGTGTTGTTTGGTGTTACTTGTTTCTACACGCACGCCATTCATAGAGCACATCTCCGTAACTTCTCCTGTACACAtctttctttcctttgcttCTTCTTTGGTTCTCCGATACATTGCGGTCTACCATCCTCGGCGCGACCTCTCCTGGTCCTCACCTTCCGCGCCAACCCTTCGCATCCCTCTCACTCAGATCGTCGTCTCTGTCGGTTGCGCGGTGGTATTCCGTTGCATCTTCCTGTTCTTGGTTCCCTTACTTTGACTCATTTTTCCGCTCTCCTGGTGTCTCGCTCCAGTGTTGGTCGTTGTACATTTTTCATAgtaccacacacacacgcacgcacacacacacacgcacacctctcCCCACTCTCTCCCAGGCGTGTCAAGCTCTTCCTTCTGTTTGTAAACAGGCGCCCTTCCttgtgttttgttttccttcctTCTTTCCGAACTCCCCGCACACCTTCATAGATCTTgattctcctcctccctcccccctcccccctcccctctctctttctcgcacacgcacaaccgcacgcgcgcacccaGTCCGCACCTTGCCACACCGCCCATCATCCCGTTGCTTCCTTCGAAacaagcgtgtgtgtgggtgcgctctcctctcttcttttcgctGTTCTCCTTTTGTTTCGGTTTCTTCCGCATCTCCTCTGTCCTCTCCGTCTCACGCGGATCGCACAGACGCTCAGGCCTCTCtcggccctcctcctcctctcgtctCGTGTGCTCGCTGTTCGTGGTGTGCTTTCCATTTTGTTCCGGTGTTTTGGCCGCTCGCCCAGCCCCACTCACCCCTCCTCGCTGACCGTGTGTAGGGGCACATCACGAACGGATTcttgctggcgctgctctcgctcgcctccACAATAAATGTTTCG from the Leishmania donovani BPK282A1 complete genome, chromosome 11 genome contains:
- a CDS encoding PIF1 helicase-like protein, putative — protein: MVKAKTRDKGRWRGGGGSYCARGAYIAVASSVVEPLHCKRRQRQLAQLTVAAVHVTRHTAARRWYHSQSREPPSGGDLSPRAECGPAPSSEAAPSEYGDAKEERPSLLSELLRRLQQTAGVSAGGRCASAHAADLPMEISAQEGAAVPAAASSALDASSRHDCLRSSAGAEEEAYVPLLFRPDFQRANPHARRHAAAAITAAEPEAAAPTITVDLRWRAVDECGVPAARGSLRKRTSHKTLKPVALEAAPAAARSLAPRGDAEAAKLGDPHTDVAASPALVCNDDALLEEFDMDSISAFDLGGEQGEGRAINEERHQQLDGDASAAAASPAHQEGVSKDNWDDQAYGAVEKDIEDVEDCISDDALPVAPAASVGDAVRTADKRTRQLILDPVEWLAQASDAPLMDEALLESNTHIKDQLTEALAPSAAAKYTEWLRHRTHDAAFSDAEAAIGEAPPSAGHVAAMVAKGFEPATAAFMASASQQSIDAEEDTSLQEALTAELYADVSRAIRKQQWHRPRNKKAKRGKAAAAASSIHADTDGDRLTDAEHPSEAPLSRENDAATMEAEAPPPAAQSAAPLNPDEGADGTVGGALPAPCHEVATALLRAPKRDSTTAPAVESGALVYNIFTRRVAKAGSMSIRTLALMGIGVDRATRELCVTDGEALRNLAGELRAHRVSWPKFWSRGPLYQQIERLLSDATVEDPVERVSGLLKLQYSRSHLQRQKPGLVCGETTESEQTPSAAVEATTAQPSMMESIDDKLLTLQDLNTEQQAVVQLVMQGHHTYIGGGAGTGKSVLLRVIKQQLVREGLAVAVTGTTGIAGSQIGGCTLHHCLGISPLGEFTRRKDLSSYDVVIIDEVSMLSRDLFESLEVHLRRANNINLPFGGVQMILSGDFLQLGAIHAQPLITSTVFRRNFVQLKLRTAVRQNRDLHFAAQLQQLRRGMVPLDLPKSVRFMSREQVVAEHHAASELRERQQAQLQQVLSTATSEPSIDPHTETVATSNAADESLRTQSAAATTPVSPFPQVRRRDSVAAFVDGAVNLLPTNREVDATNTEQLDRLEGDLITFAPQLLPPSLVGTWSPTYVLRIHAPPKLNMKTFALEIRRYLAAFYTHGQRASSQPSSRLSARLARREKDAAASSSTAAASANFSDGAWLLHPSLSERSIVLYPLFVDALALRVRLPPTMDKEEAQEFLLYLSELDRHLESIDNGVRVRDVLVHADGMHTEQDEFTLSQYAQRTPLARPLGLKIGARVMLRTNLAPGLVNGSLGTVVAFRKLEIDQLPRYIVGNAQREESILQYADYLKYEQGFDVPLAPVLDFNGRQEVIPPVTHFVGGLPNTHFYSMGIIALPLSLAYAFTVHKVQGLTLVGRVHLELSRMWPCEHLLYVAMSRVRNPEQLSVSSFHPSLVRAAADCLLFDDSLPPVTQARIAPYMVAATWRRSVDRRKKTVLRKRLEAYVKKRQQRLQSEASKGDIRAEIRLLEEKMLKQRVRASAAHRKRRSTPGKLGAVAGSPMV